The following is a genomic window from Caproiciproducens sp. CPB-2.
ATCAGTGAAAAAAAGTCTTCGCTTCCAAGATAGTTGATCCAGGGGTAGGGGGTGTCCGGCCGGGTAATCACATACTCCCTGCGGACGTCGTCAAAATATCCGAATTTCATAGGCAAGTTCCTCCCAATGCTTTGTTTGACTACAAATTACGAAAACGATTTAGTAATTTCACAAAACACGAAACCCATTTTCTTTATAGTAATAGGTATGACGGATAAAATCAAGTGTTTTTTAATATTCAGCATATTACACGAATATCAACCGTTATATTCTGCTGTTTTAAACCAAAGCAGAGGGATAGGACCCCAAAGCCCAGAATTTCTCATTATTCTATTGATTTTTTAAAAAATCTCTTGGTTTGCGAAATTTACGAAAACAGTTTCGTATATTATATTGATAATAGAAAAATAAAGACCAGCTTTGTCCATAAAATTTATCTGTAAATGAAAAATATTAAAAAATTTAATATTAATATTTAAATTACTATTGAAAAATTATGGAATTTGGATTATAATAACTTACGAAAACGATTTAGAAAATTTTTCAGACAGGGGAAAGTCATATGGCAAACATAAAAGAGATTGCGTTAAAATGCGGATTGTCCGTTTCAACGGTGAGCAAGGCGCTGAACAGCTACAGCGACATCAGCAAGGAAACCCGCCAGCGCGTTCTGAAAACGGCGGAGCAGTTCGGCTACTTCCCGAACTCCAACGCAAGGGCCCTGAAAACAAACCGTACCCATAATTTAGGAGTACTGTTTGTGGACGAAGCCCAGAGCGGACTGACGCACGATTATTTTGCCGCCGTTTTGGACAGCTTTAAGGTGGAAGCGGAAAAACACGGCTACGACATCACCTTTATCAATCACAATATCAATATCGGAAACCGGCCGATGACTTTTCTGGAGCACTGCAGATACCGTAATTTTGACGGCGTGTGTATCGCCTGCATCGATTTCCAGAAACCGGAGGTCGTCGAGCTGATCAGCAGCAGCACCCCCGTCGTGACCATCGACCATGTGTTCAACAACCATACAAGCATCAACTCGGCGAACGTTCGGGGGATGCACGAGCTTGTACAGTACATATATGACATGGGCCACCGGAGAATCGCCTATGTCCACGGTGAAAGAACGGCGGTCACCGAACAGCGTCTGACCAGCTTCTGCAAGTCGCTGATGGATTTGGGGATCGAGACGCCCCAGGAGTATCTTGTACGCGCGGCCTACCGCGACCCCACCGCTACCCGGCACAGCG
Proteins encoded in this region:
- a CDS encoding LacI family DNA-binding transcriptional regulator produces the protein MANIKEIALKCGLSVSTVSKALNSYSDISKETRQRVLKTAEQFGYFPNSNARALKTNRTHNLGVLFVDEAQSGLTHDYFAAVLDSFKVEAEKHGYDITFINHNINIGNRPMTFLEHCRYRNFDGVCIACIDFQKPEVVELISSSTPVVTIDHVFNNHTSINSANVRGMHELVQYIYDMGHRRIAYVHGERTAVTEQRLTSFCKSLMDLGIETPQEYLVRAAYRDPTATRHSVKQLLSLPNRPTCIVMPDDYAALGGIEAIEAAGLRIPEDISIAGYDGIALSQVIKPRLTTLKQDTKMLGREAARRLIGQIENPLTTITENVTVMGQLIEGQSVGRVDPSIE